In a single window of the Bacillus clarus genome:
- a CDS encoding LysR family transcriptional regulator, translating into MELLQLKYFQTVARLEHMTKAAEELRIAQPSLSKTIARLEKDLGIPLFDRQGRQIALNSYGKVFLKRVERVFHELSEGKRDIKDLAELQQDSITLAVSIPRILPELLGSFLLEHRNVRFQQFLASTPSMKRQLDDMEIDFCISSIPIEGDEIVWEPLMTEEIFLVVPSGHRFSNRKSIHLYEVKDEPFISMNTGYGFRQLTDQFCKEAGFTPHIAFEVDEPSVISDLIKQGLGIAFVPSLTLLKNSVLSSNRLRIIEPNCKRTIGLSWSKRRYLSKTAQQFREFVINYFSTISSN; encoded by the coding sequence ATGGAACTTCTTCAATTAAAATACTTTCAAACAGTTGCAAGATTAGAACATATGACGAAAGCCGCTGAAGAATTACGTATCGCACAACCTTCCCTTAGCAAAACAATTGCTCGATTAGAAAAAGACTTAGGCATTCCTTTATTTGATCGCCAAGGCCGTCAAATAGCATTAAACTCATACGGTAAAGTATTTCTAAAACGAGTGGAACGTGTTTTTCATGAATTAAGTGAAGGGAAAAGAGACATTAAGGATTTAGCGGAATTACAACAAGACTCTATTACATTAGCTGTTTCTATTCCGAGAATATTACCGGAACTACTCGGCTCTTTTTTATTAGAGCACCGTAACGTTCGATTCCAGCAATTTCTCGCATCCACACCTTCTATGAAACGTCAATTAGACGATATGGAAATTGATTTTTGCATTTCCTCTATACCAATTGAAGGAGATGAAATTGTTTGGGAACCGCTTATGACTGAAGAAATTTTCTTAGTCGTTCCTTCAGGACATCGCTTCTCTAACCGCAAGAGCATACATCTTTATGAAGTGAAAGATGAACCTTTCATTAGTATGAATACAGGTTATGGATTCCGGCAATTAACCGATCAATTTTGTAAAGAAGCCGGTTTCACCCCGCACATTGCTTTTGAAGTAGATGAACCGAGCGTTATTAGTGATTTAATTAAGCAAGGACTTGGCATTGCTTTTGTTCCAAGCTTAACTCTATTAAAAAACTCAGTTTTATCATCAAACAGACTGCGCATTATCGAACCAAACTGTAAGCGGACGATCGGCTTAAGTTGGTCAAAAAGACGATACTTATCAAAAACCGCGCAGCAATTTCGTGAATTTGTTATCAATTATTTTTCTACTATATCAAGCAATTAA